From the genome of Sporosarcina luteola:
CTTCGTTCACTTTTGCAGCACGCTCGTAAATACGTGTACCAATTTCGCGTGAACCTGTGAAGGAGACAAAACGTGTTCTTGGGTGGTCAACGAGGTAGTCTCCAACTTCTGCGCCTGAACCTGGGATGTAGTTGACAACTCCAGCAGGCATTCCCGCTTCTTCGAGCACTTCCATGAATTTATATGCAACGACAGTTGTTGTGGATGCAGGTTTCAATAGGACCGTGTTTCCTGTAACCAATGCAGCTACAGTCGTGCCCGCCATAATCGCCAATGCAAAGTTCCAAGGCGAGATGACTACGCCTACTCCGAGAGGAATATAATCGAATCGGTTGAATTCGCCAGGACGGCTTTCAACTGGCATGCCATTTTTCAATGTAAGCATTTGACGCCCGTAGTATTCCAAGAAGTCGATCGCTTCAGCAGTATCTGCATCCGCCTCGTTCCATGGCTTACCCGCTTCCTTTGTCAAAAGCGCTGAAAACTCATGTTTACGGCGACGAATAATCGCCGCAGCTTTGAACAATACATCCGCACGGAATTCCGGCTTCACTTTGCTCCAAGTTTTGAACGTTTCGTCAGCAACGTTCATCGCTTTTTCAGCAAGATCTCGGCTCGCCTTTGAAACACGTCCGATCACTTCTTCTTTATTTGCAGGGTTCATCGAAACGAGTTTGTCTTCCGTCATAATGCGTTCGCCGCCGATGATTAACGGGTAGTCTTGCCCTAGATAGCCTTCGACGGTTTTCAAAGCTTCCTCATATGCTTTTTTGTTTTCAGCTAGTGTAAAGTCTGTGAATGGTTCGTGTTTGTATGGGATCATGTTACTCCTCCTCAGTTAGTTAGCCGCAAAATATATTTGCATTTAATCGATAGTTCCATATATAATAATGCAAGAGATTGTTGCATAATTCAAGTGTT
Proteins encoded in this window:
- the pruA gene encoding L-glutamate gamma-semialdehyde dehydrogenase, with the translated sequence MIPYKHEPFTDFTLAENKKAYEEALKTVEGYLGQDYPLIIGGERIMTEDKLVSMNPANKEEVIGRVSKASRDLAEKAMNVADETFKTWSKVKPEFRADVLFKAAAIIRRRKHEFSALLTKEAGKPWNEADADTAEAIDFLEYYGRQMLTLKNGMPVESRPGEFNRFDYIPLGVGVVISPWNFALAIMAGTTVAALVTGNTVLLKPASTTTVVAYKFMEVLEEAGMPAGVVNYIPGSGAEVGDYLVDHPRTRFVSFTGSREIGTRIYERAAKVNEGQIWLKRVIAEMGGKDTIVVDNNADLELAAQSIVKSAFGFSGQKCSACSRAVIHEEVYDQVVARVEELTKELTYGDPTKQSNFAGPVIDQASFDKIMSYIEIGKEEGRLVAGGEGDSSKGFFVAPTVFADVDPKARIMQEEIFGPVVAITKAKSFDEAIEIANNTDYGLTGAVITNNREHIEQARQDFHVGNLYFNRGCTGAIVGYQPFGGFNMSGTDSKAGGPDYLQLHMQGKTTSETL